A genomic stretch from Hoplias malabaricus isolate fHopMal1 chromosome 4, fHopMal1.hap1, whole genome shotgun sequence includes:
- the LOC136694842 gene encoding sterile alpha motif domain-containing protein 3-like isoform X4 yields MSDYTSWTPAEVCQWLERNSLGEFSDVFMEHEIDGATLGVFTERMAERLIPIIKKQVMFISLLDKLKAGESHKSLIEYTHGCGSKTQGSSHFAFPPLLLAALERRDPELKSSKKSKIRTLLLQALFDQLSSKTLYPSHNQYVQLLSSLITIYPCLRENFGSGFDALHESLKNKFKKERRPLISDDEVLRMRTKFAIPGSGRKRTSEVVQLQFKAGRRLAVNGAVATEVCMEERNITEIVKTMAEEVKKVRPDMLFLQEQMTKTRGYRRTYISSHSTREILMEFPCLKLPEILLLEMKDLQHIDIDKQVTTVLSKMAPMILLRASRTAVIKRCLETIEDCQEGPVKKGLQLEAAILCLPSLFSEDSSLLFTAEETH; encoded by the exons ATGAGTGACTATACATCTTGGACACCTGCGGAAGTATGCCAGTGGCTAGAGAGAAACAGTTTGGGTGAATTCTCTGATGTTTTCATGG AGCATGAGATCGATGGAGCAACTTTAGGGGTTTTCACAGAGCGAATGGCAGAGAGACTGATACCCATAATAAAGAAGCAGGTCATGTTTATTTCTCTTCTGGATAAATTGAAAGCAGGTGAATCCCACAA ATCTTTGATTGAGTATACACACGGATGTGGCTCAAAAACACAGGGTTCATCTCATTTTGCCTTCCCCCCATTGTTGTTGGCTGCGCTGGAACGGAGAGACCCTGAACTCAAAAGCTCAAAGAAGTCAAAAATAAGGACTCTTCTATTGCAGGCTCTATTTGACCAGCtgtctagtaaaacact GTACCCTTCACACAACCAGTATGTTCAGTTGTTGTCTTCACTCATAACCATATACCCATGCCTGAGAGAGAACTTTGGATCAGGTTTT GATGCTCTGCACGAGTCCTTAAAGAACAAGTTCAAAAAGGAGAGACGCCCGCTGATCAGCGATGATGAAGTTCTCAGGATGAGAACAAAGTTTGCAATTCCAGGTTCTGGCAGAAAGCGTACATCTGAGGTTGTCCAATTACAATTTAAAGCAGGGAGAAGACTTGCT GTTAATGGTGCTGTTGCAACTGAAGTGTGTATGGAGGAGAGAAACATAACCGAAATTGTCAAGACAATGGCTGAGGAGGTAAAGAAGGTCCGACCAGATATGCTGTTTCTACAAGAGCAGATGACAAAGACAAGAGGATACAGAAGAACATATATCTCCTCCCATTCTACAAGAGAGATTTTAATGGAATTCCCTTGCCTTAAGTTGCCTGAAATT CTGCTTTTGGAAATGAAAGATCTCCAACACATTGACATAGACAAGCAagtcactacagtgctgagcaaAATGGCCCCCATGATTTTACTGCGAGCATCTCGCACTGCAGTGATTAAGAGATGTCTGGAGACCATTGAGGACTGCCAAGAAGGTCCTGTAAAAAAAG GTCTGCAGTTAGAGGCAGCCATCCTGTGCCTTCCGTCTCTGTTCAGTGAGGATTCCTCACTTCTCTTCACAGCTGAGGAA ACACATTAG
- the LOC136694842 gene encoding sterile alpha motif domain-containing protein 3-like isoform X1, with protein sequence MSDYTSWTPAEVCQWLERNSLGEFSDVFMEHEIDGATLGVFTERMAERLIPIIKKQVMFISLLDKLKAGESHKSLIEYTHGCGSKTQGSSHFAFPPLLLAALERRDPELKSSKKSKIRTLLLQALFDQLSSKTLYPSHNQYVQLLSSLITIYPCLRENFGSGFDALHESLKNKFKKERRPLISDDEVLRMRTKFAIPGSGRKRTSEVVQLQFKAGRRLAVNGAVATEVCMEERNITEIVKTMAEEVKKVRPDMLFLQEQMTKTRGYRRTYISSHSTREILMEFPCLKLPEILLLEMKDLQHIDIDKQVTTVLSKMAPMILLRASRTAVIKRCLETIEDCQEGPVKKGLQLEAAILCLPSLFSEDSSLLFTAEESDTLDIVTPQIILSGCKEGVPLQYSLVKVTMDKEIMVDDCTDVSLALGVLFSTYFVFGVEYPKGLKKTLTFLEAFVFKMKEERFLPITLKRVFNSLCE encoded by the exons ATGAGTGACTATACATCTTGGACACCTGCGGAAGTATGCCAGTGGCTAGAGAGAAACAGTTTGGGTGAATTCTCTGATGTTTTCATGG AGCATGAGATCGATGGAGCAACTTTAGGGGTTTTCACAGAGCGAATGGCAGAGAGACTGATACCCATAATAAAGAAGCAGGTCATGTTTATTTCTCTTCTGGATAAATTGAAAGCAGGTGAATCCCACAA ATCTTTGATTGAGTATACACACGGATGTGGCTCAAAAACACAGGGTTCATCTCATTTTGCCTTCCCCCCATTGTTGTTGGCTGCGCTGGAACGGAGAGACCCTGAACTCAAAAGCTCAAAGAAGTCAAAAATAAGGACTCTTCTATTGCAGGCTCTATTTGACCAGCtgtctagtaaaacact GTACCCTTCACACAACCAGTATGTTCAGTTGTTGTCTTCACTCATAACCATATACCCATGCCTGAGAGAGAACTTTGGATCAGGTTTT GATGCTCTGCACGAGTCCTTAAAGAACAAGTTCAAAAAGGAGAGACGCCCGCTGATCAGCGATGATGAAGTTCTCAGGATGAGAACAAAGTTTGCAATTCCAGGTTCTGGCAGAAAGCGTACATCTGAGGTTGTCCAATTACAATTTAAAGCAGGGAGAAGACTTGCT GTTAATGGTGCTGTTGCAACTGAAGTGTGTATGGAGGAGAGAAACATAACCGAAATTGTCAAGACAATGGCTGAGGAGGTAAAGAAGGTCCGACCAGATATGCTGTTTCTACAAGAGCAGATGACAAAGACAAGAGGATACAGAAGAACATATATCTCCTCCCATTCTACAAGAGAGATTTTAATGGAATTCCCTTGCCTTAAGTTGCCTGAAATT CTGCTTTTGGAAATGAAAGATCTCCAACACATTGACATAGACAAGCAagtcactacagtgctgagcaaAATGGCCCCCATGATTTTACTGCGAGCATCTCGCACTGCAGTGATTAAGAGATGTCTGGAGACCATTGAGGACTGCCAAGAAGGTCCTGTAAAAAAAG GTCTGCAGTTAGAGGCAGCCATCCTGTGCCTTCCGTCTCTGTTCAGTGAGGATTCCTCACTTCTCTTCACAGCTGAGGAA TCAGACACATTAGATATCGTCACACCACAGATTATTTTAAGTGGCTGTAAGGAGGGAGTTCCCTTGCAGTACAGTTTGGTGAAAGTCACCATGGACAAGGAGATCATGGTGGACGACTGCACAGATGTCTCGCTTGCCCTTGGTGTACTCTTCAGCACTTACTTTGTGTTTGGGGTGGAGTACCCTAAAGGACTTAAAAAAACTCTTACATTCCTTGAagcatttgtatttaaaatgaagGAGGAAAGATTCCTTCCAATTACGCTGAAGCGAGTATTCAATTCTCTCTGTGAGTAg
- the LOC136694842 gene encoding sterile alpha motif domain-containing protein 3-like isoform X3, producing MSDYTSWTPAEVCQWLERNSLGEFSDVFMEHEIDGATLGVFTERMAERLIPIIKKQVMFISLLDKLKAGESHKSLIEYTHGCGSKTQGSSHFAFPPLLLAALERRDPELKSSKKSKIRTLLLQALFDQLSSKTLYPSHNQYVQLLSSLITIYPCLRENFGSGFDALHESLKNKFKKERRPLISDDEVLRMRTKFAIPGSGRKRTSEVVQLQFKAGRRLAVNGAVATEVCMEERNITEIVKTMAEEVKKVRPDMLFLQEQMTKTRGYRRTYISSHSTREILMEFPCLKLPEILLLEMKDLQHIDIDKQVTTVLSKMAPMILLRASRTAVIKRCLETIEDCQEGPVKKGLQLEAAILCLPSLFSEDSSLLFTAEEVIFCFCLVRHIRYRHTTDYFKWL from the exons ATGAGTGACTATACATCTTGGACACCTGCGGAAGTATGCCAGTGGCTAGAGAGAAACAGTTTGGGTGAATTCTCTGATGTTTTCATGG AGCATGAGATCGATGGAGCAACTTTAGGGGTTTTCACAGAGCGAATGGCAGAGAGACTGATACCCATAATAAAGAAGCAGGTCATGTTTATTTCTCTTCTGGATAAATTGAAAGCAGGTGAATCCCACAA ATCTTTGATTGAGTATACACACGGATGTGGCTCAAAAACACAGGGTTCATCTCATTTTGCCTTCCCCCCATTGTTGTTGGCTGCGCTGGAACGGAGAGACCCTGAACTCAAAAGCTCAAAGAAGTCAAAAATAAGGACTCTTCTATTGCAGGCTCTATTTGACCAGCtgtctagtaaaacact GTACCCTTCACACAACCAGTATGTTCAGTTGTTGTCTTCACTCATAACCATATACCCATGCCTGAGAGAGAACTTTGGATCAGGTTTT GATGCTCTGCACGAGTCCTTAAAGAACAAGTTCAAAAAGGAGAGACGCCCGCTGATCAGCGATGATGAAGTTCTCAGGATGAGAACAAAGTTTGCAATTCCAGGTTCTGGCAGAAAGCGTACATCTGAGGTTGTCCAATTACAATTTAAAGCAGGGAGAAGACTTGCT GTTAATGGTGCTGTTGCAACTGAAGTGTGTATGGAGGAGAGAAACATAACCGAAATTGTCAAGACAATGGCTGAGGAGGTAAAGAAGGTCCGACCAGATATGCTGTTTCTACAAGAGCAGATGACAAAGACAAGAGGATACAGAAGAACATATATCTCCTCCCATTCTACAAGAGAGATTTTAATGGAATTCCCTTGCCTTAAGTTGCCTGAAATT CTGCTTTTGGAAATGAAAGATCTCCAACACATTGACATAGACAAGCAagtcactacagtgctgagcaaAATGGCCCCCATGATTTTACTGCGAGCATCTCGCACTGCAGTGATTAAGAGATGTCTGGAGACCATTGAGGACTGCCAAGAAGGTCCTGTAAAAAAAG GTCTGCAGTTAGAGGCAGCCATCCTGTGCCTTCCGTCTCTGTTCAGTGAGGATTCCTCACTTCTCTTCACAGCTGAGGAA gtcattttctgtttctgtctagTCAGACACATTAGATATCGTCACACCACAGATTATTTTAAGTGGCTGTAA
- the LOC136694842 gene encoding sterile alpha motif domain-containing protein 3-like isoform X2 codes for MAERLIPIIKKQVMFISLLDKLKAGESHKSLIEYTHGCGSKTQGSSHFAFPPLLLAALERRDPELKSSKKSKIRTLLLQALFDQLSSKTLYPSHNQYVQLLSSLITIYPCLRENFGSGFDALHESLKNKFKKERRPLISDDEVLRMRTKFAIPGSGRKRTSEVVQLQFKAGRRLAVNGAVATEVCMEERNITEIVKTMAEEVKKVRPDMLFLQEQMTKTRGYRRTYISSHSTREILMEFPCLKLPEILLLEMKDLQHIDIDKQVTTVLSKMAPMILLRASRTAVIKRCLETIEDCQEGPVKKGLQLEAAILCLPSLFSEDSSLLFTAEESDTLDIVTPQIILSGCKEGVPLQYSLVKVTMDKEIMVDDCTDVSLALGVLFSTYFVFGVEYPKGLKKTLTFLEAFVFKMKEERFLPITLKRVFNSLCE; via the exons ATGGCAGAGAGACTGATACCCATAATAAAGAAGCAGGTCATGTTTATTTCTCTTCTGGATAAATTGAAAGCAGGTGAATCCCACAA ATCTTTGATTGAGTATACACACGGATGTGGCTCAAAAACACAGGGTTCATCTCATTTTGCCTTCCCCCCATTGTTGTTGGCTGCGCTGGAACGGAGAGACCCTGAACTCAAAAGCTCAAAGAAGTCAAAAATAAGGACTCTTCTATTGCAGGCTCTATTTGACCAGCtgtctagtaaaacact GTACCCTTCACACAACCAGTATGTTCAGTTGTTGTCTTCACTCATAACCATATACCCATGCCTGAGAGAGAACTTTGGATCAGGTTTT GATGCTCTGCACGAGTCCTTAAAGAACAAGTTCAAAAAGGAGAGACGCCCGCTGATCAGCGATGATGAAGTTCTCAGGATGAGAACAAAGTTTGCAATTCCAGGTTCTGGCAGAAAGCGTACATCTGAGGTTGTCCAATTACAATTTAAAGCAGGGAGAAGACTTGCT GTTAATGGTGCTGTTGCAACTGAAGTGTGTATGGAGGAGAGAAACATAACCGAAATTGTCAAGACAATGGCTGAGGAGGTAAAGAAGGTCCGACCAGATATGCTGTTTCTACAAGAGCAGATGACAAAGACAAGAGGATACAGAAGAACATATATCTCCTCCCATTCTACAAGAGAGATTTTAATGGAATTCCCTTGCCTTAAGTTGCCTGAAATT CTGCTTTTGGAAATGAAAGATCTCCAACACATTGACATAGACAAGCAagtcactacagtgctgagcaaAATGGCCCCCATGATTTTACTGCGAGCATCTCGCACTGCAGTGATTAAGAGATGTCTGGAGACCATTGAGGACTGCCAAGAAGGTCCTGTAAAAAAAG GTCTGCAGTTAGAGGCAGCCATCCTGTGCCTTCCGTCTCTGTTCAGTGAGGATTCCTCACTTCTCTTCACAGCTGAGGAA TCAGACACATTAGATATCGTCACACCACAGATTATTTTAAGTGGCTGTAAGGAGGGAGTTCCCTTGCAGTACAGTTTGGTGAAAGTCACCATGGACAAGGAGATCATGGTGGACGACTGCACAGATGTCTCGCTTGCCCTTGGTGTACTCTTCAGCACTTACTTTGTGTTTGGGGTGGAGTACCCTAAAGGACTTAAAAAAACTCTTACATTCCTTGAagcatttgtatttaaaatgaagGAGGAAAGATTCCTTCCAATTACGCTGAAGCGAGTATTCAATTCTCTCTGTGAGTAg